One window from the genome of Acidobacteriota bacterium encodes:
- a CDS encoding outer membrane lipoprotein-sorting protein encodes MDTASGQFRNAEADFVWDQYQKVVNETDTQKGKVYYRRTGKGDTQMMANIQSPEQKYVLYADGKVRLYQPRIQQINEYDAGKNRDQFQSFLVLGFGGGGHDLLKQFDVKFGGDEDVDGVKTAKLELAPKAPNVKNMFSQIVIWIDAPRGISLKQQFLEPSGDYRIAHYTNIKLNGKVPDDAFKLHTSGSVKTVKGK; translated from the coding sequence ATGGATACGGCGTCGGGACAGTTCCGTAATGCAGAGGCGGACTTTGTTTGGGATCAATACCAGAAAGTCGTGAACGAGACCGATACCCAGAAAGGGAAAGTCTATTATCGGCGCACCGGCAAAGGCGACACACAAATGATGGCCAACATTCAGTCGCCGGAACAGAAGTATGTACTTTACGCCGACGGCAAGGTTCGGCTCTATCAGCCAAGGATCCAGCAGATAAACGAATACGACGCGGGCAAGAATCGCGACCAGTTTCAAAGCTTCCTAGTACTCGGCTTTGGAGGAGGCGGACACGACCTGCTCAAGCAATTCGACGTGAAGTTCGGCGGTGACGAAGATGTGGATGGCGTGAAAACCGCCAAGCTGGAGCTGGCCCCGAAAGCGCCGAACGTCAAAAATATGTTCAGCCAGATCGTCATCTGGATTGACGCGCCGCGCGGCATCTCATTGAAACAGCAGTTCTTGGAGCCTTCTGGCGACTATCGCATTGCGCACTACACCAATATCAAGCTGAACGGCAAAGTTCCTGACGATGCTTTCAAGTTGCATACTTCTGGAAGCGTCAAGACAGTTAAAGGAAAGTAA
- a CDS encoding response regulator, producing MFRALVVDDESSILGLLRTVLELAAFHVETATSAKLATTLLAQDSFEVVLTDIRMETPTAGFDVIRAARKLQSRPAIAILTAHPISPAEWKPSGADALFIKGSDLINLPDKLKTLMKQRAQRETASEPVLRRSVNQ from the coding sequence ATGTTTCGTGCCCTTGTAGTCGACGACGAATCTTCAATTTTGGGGCTTCTCAGAACCGTTCTGGAACTCGCCGCGTTCCATGTTGAAACTGCTACTTCCGCCAAACTAGCGACTACGCTCCTTGCTCAAGACAGCTTCGAAGTCGTTCTTACCGACATCCGAATGGAGACTCCGACGGCAGGCTTCGATGTGATTCGAGCGGCTCGCAAGCTTCAATCCCGGCCTGCGATCGCAATCCTCACCGCGCATCCAATCTCACCTGCTGAATGGAAACCTTCCGGAGCAGATGCACTTTTCATAAAAGGCAGCGATCTGATCAATCTTCCCGACAAGCTAAAGACGCTGATGAAGCAACGGGCGCAAAGGGAGACAGCTTCAGAACCTGTTCTGCGGCGCTCCGTGAATCAATAG
- a CDS encoding serine--tRNA ligase, translated as MLDLNYVREHLPEVEEKLRQRGLNPEELLGGFRDLDARRRQAITAAETLKAERNKKSEEVGRRKRAGEDATALMEETKSLREQGERQERVAAQLEEELRGVMAQIPNLPHSSVPIGRSEHDNVEVQRWGTPPQFSFQPKPHWELGEQLGVLDLERATKLSGARFAVYWNLGAKLERALANFMLDLHTEQHGYTEVLPPYAVNSASMYGTGNLPKFAGDLFKLQEHDLWLIPTAEVPLTNLYRDETLEEDGLPISVTAYTPCFRSEAGSYGKDVRGIIRQHQFQKVELVKFTHPDRSYDDHEKLTRDAEVVLQRLGLHYRVVTLCTGDMGFGSAKTYDIEVWLPGQNLFREISSCSNFEAFQARRANIRFRPAGKKKSEFVHTINGSGLAVGRTWLAILENFQQADGSVVIPEALRPYMGTERIVACRK; from the coding sequence ATGCTCGATCTCAATTATGTCCGCGAGCACTTGCCCGAAGTGGAGGAGAAGCTCCGCCAGCGCGGTTTGAATCCCGAAGAACTGCTAGGAGGATTTCGCGATCTCGATGCGCGACGGCGCCAGGCGATTACGGCTGCGGAAACTCTCAAAGCCGAGCGCAATAAGAAGTCGGAAGAAGTTGGACGTCGCAAGCGTGCAGGCGAGGATGCCACCGCGTTAATGGAAGAGACCAAGTCTTTGCGCGAACAAGGCGAGCGCCAGGAGAGAGTGGCAGCGCAACTGGAAGAAGAGCTGCGCGGGGTGATGGCGCAGATCCCCAACCTGCCCCACTCCAGCGTTCCGATTGGGCGGAGCGAACATGACAATGTCGAGGTACAGCGGTGGGGGACTCCGCCGCAGTTCAGCTTTCAGCCGAAACCACACTGGGAATTGGGGGAGCAACTCGGAGTGCTCGATCTTGAGCGTGCTACCAAACTCTCAGGCGCGCGCTTCGCCGTCTACTGGAATTTAGGTGCGAAACTCGAGCGAGCCCTCGCGAACTTCATGCTTGATCTTCATACGGAACAGCATGGCTACACCGAGGTGCTGCCTCCCTACGCGGTAAATTCGGCCTCCATGTACGGCACCGGAAATTTGCCGAAGTTTGCCGGCGACCTGTTCAAGCTTCAGGAACATGACTTGTGGCTGATTCCGACTGCTGAAGTTCCCCTGACGAATCTCTATCGCGACGAGACTTTGGAAGAAGATGGTCTTCCCATTTCGGTAACCGCTTACACGCCCTGTTTCCGCAGCGAAGCTGGATCCTATGGCAAAGATGTTCGCGGCATCATCCGCCAGCACCAGTTCCAGAAGGTCGAGCTAGTAAAGTTTACGCACCCCGACCGTTCGTACGACGATCACGAGAAGTTGACTCGCGATGCTGAGGTCGTGCTGCAGCGGCTCGGATTACATTACCGTGTCGTGACGCTTTGCACCGGCGATATGGGATTCGGTTCGGCTAAGACCTACGACATCGAAGTCTGGCTGCCAGGCCAAAATTTGTTCCGCGAGATCTCTTCCTGCTCGAACTTCGAGGCATTCCAGGCCCGTCGGGCAAACATTCGCTTTCGGCCGGCCGGTAAAAAGAAAAGCGAATTCGTCCACACCATTAACGGCAGTGGGCTGGCGGTAGGCCGCACCTGGCTAGCGATTCTTGAGAATTTCCAGCAAGCAGACGGCAGCGTTGTGATTCCAGAAGCGCTGCGGCCCTATATGGGAACAGAAAGAATCGTCGCGTGTAGGAAATGA
- a CDS encoding phosphodiesterase, whose translation MKSRSRLFLALSFFLIAPAFGSAYQNRPKLIVIIIIDQFRGDYLERYYNRFGEGGFRLLMDHGANFTDCHYDYANTHTAPGHATLFTGAYSDGHGIGGNEWWDPALRKVVTSVEDSRYQTLKPGGSNETGVSPHNLLADTIGDELRLATAGKSRVFGISLKDRAAVLPAGYSGSAAYWIDHEDGAWVSSSYYMKSLPPWIVAFEASGPTKKYLDKEWKGADGSVLDSTAPAMNAAGQRLGFYDLVGKTPFANDYEFDFAKELIRQEKLGSGSTTDFLSVSLSANDILGHRVGPDSPKMEAMALALDRELAEFFAFLKQQVGLENVWIALSADHGIAPLVESAQTMHVPAARLNSAGMAQEINLKLAERFPQATGGPRCLRPEDAKLWHRENTPDFVASISWPIAYLCKDDFDALKINEAQAEQTVGEVFKQLGSLPAVYTRTQLTEGAVPQTSYGKQYLHSRAEYGGWYVLGELPPFVVGNATGTDHSTPYSYDTHVPLAFYGTPFKPGTYRSHAEPVDMVSTFSTLLGIERPTHSIGRVLTEALSTSR comes from the coding sequence ATGAAATCTCGATCTCGTCTTTTCCTGGCTCTCAGCTTCTTCCTAATCGCTCCCGCCTTTGGCTCCGCCTATCAGAATCGTCCCAAACTGATCGTAATAATCATCATCGATCAATTCCGCGGCGACTATCTCGAACGCTACTACAATCGCTTTGGCGAAGGCGGCTTCCGCCTGCTGATGGATCACGGCGCCAATTTCACTGACTGCCACTATGACTACGCAAATACCCACACCGCTCCTGGACATGCAACCTTGTTTACCGGAGCGTACTCGGATGGACATGGCATTGGCGGGAACGAGTGGTGGGATCCGGCGCTGCGCAAAGTCGTAACCTCGGTCGAAGACAGTCGTTACCAGACGCTTAAGCCCGGTGGATCAAACGAGACCGGAGTCTCGCCGCATAATTTGCTTGCCGACACAATCGGCGACGAGCTGCGACTCGCCACTGCTGGGAAGTCGCGTGTCTTCGGAATTTCGCTCAAAGACCGCGCCGCTGTTCTTCCTGCCGGCTACTCCGGCAGCGCCGCCTATTGGATTGATCACGAAGATGGCGCTTGGGTGAGTTCGAGCTACTACATGAAGTCTCTGCCACCGTGGATTGTGGCATTCGAAGCGAGCGGCCCAACCAAAAAATATTTAGATAAAGAGTGGAAGGGAGCAGATGGTTCGGTTCTCGACAGCACTGCGCCCGCCATGAACGCTGCCGGACAACGACTCGGATTTTACGATCTGGTGGGCAAGACTCCGTTTGCCAACGATTATGAGTTCGACTTCGCCAAAGAACTTATCCGGCAGGAAAAGCTGGGCAGTGGATCGACGACGGATTTCTTGAGCGTCAGTTTGTCGGCAAACGATATCCTTGGACATCGCGTAGGACCTGACAGTCCCAAAATGGAAGCGATGGCTCTGGCGCTTGATCGCGAACTGGCTGAGTTCTTCGCGTTTCTCAAGCAGCAGGTAGGCCTCGAAAACGTTTGGATCGCTCTCTCCGCTGATCATGGCATCGCGCCGCTTGTGGAAAGCGCACAGACAATGCATGTTCCGGCAGCACGGCTGAACTCAGCCGGCATGGCTCAGGAAATTAATTTGAAACTGGCAGAGCGGTTTCCTCAAGCCACAGGCGGACCACGCTGTTTGCGACCTGAAGACGCCAAGCTCTGGCATCGCGAGAACACGCCGGACTTCGTAGCATCAATAAGCTGGCCGATTGCTTATCTTTGCAAAGACGATTTCGACGCTCTAAAGATCAATGAAGCGCAAGCCGAGCAAACAGTGGGCGAGGTTTTCAAGCAGCTCGGCTCCTTGCCGGCCGTTTATACACGGACGCAGCTCACGGAGGGCGCGGTCCCTCAGACCTCTTATGGGAAGCAGTACCTGCACAGTCGCGCAGAATACGGCGGGTGGTATGTATTAGGCGAGCTGCCGCCCTTCGTCGTAGGCAACGCCACCGGGACTGACCACTCTACGCCTTACAGCTACGACACTCATGTCCCACTCGCGTTCTACGGCACTCCCTTCAAGCCGGGAACATATCGTTCCCATGCGGAACCAGTGGACATGGTTTCGACGTTTAGCACGCTGCTCGGCATCGAGCGGCCGACGCACTCGATTGGTAGAGTGCTCACGGAGGCCCTGAGCACGTCGCGATGA
- a CDS encoding dihydroorotate dehydrogenase: MSSLALPRSGPDLSITFCGITFKNPIIAASGTFGYGVEFEDIVALDKLGGFVVKGLSRDPMAGNPPPRMFETAAGMLNAIGLQNIGAVAFLRDKLPILARKKNIVVIANVFGYTREDYEAVIRVLNESESIAAYELNVSCPNTKQGGISFGSDTHALEEVVSSCKRLARRPLIVKLSPNVTSIPLMARVAEEAGADALSLINTFTALAIDPETRKPRISNFTAGLSGPAIKPIALRMVYEASKAVNIPVIGMGGIATGSDVVEFLLAGAAAVQVGTASYFDPCATEHIIDQLYRWCFEHRVRDVKELIGALQVEA; this comes from the coding sequence ATGAGCTCCCTCGCACTGCCGCGTAGCGGCCCCGACCTGAGCATCACTTTCTGTGGTATCACCTTTAAAAATCCAATTATCGCGGCCAGCGGAACGTTCGGATACGGCGTTGAATTCGAAGACATCGTCGCGCTCGACAAGCTCGGTGGATTCGTCGTCAAAGGACTATCACGCGACCCAATGGCCGGCAATCCGCCTCCCCGGATGTTTGAAACCGCCGCTGGCATGCTCAACGCAATTGGCCTGCAGAACATTGGAGCAGTAGCTTTCCTTCGCGATAAACTTCCCATTCTGGCACGCAAGAAGAACATCGTAGTGATCGCGAACGTCTTCGGCTATACGCGGGAGGACTACGAAGCAGTAATTCGCGTTCTCAACGAAAGCGAGAGCATTGCAGCTTACGAACTTAACGTCTCTTGCCCGAACACAAAGCAAGGCGGCATCAGTTTCGGCAGCGATACGCATGCGTTGGAGGAAGTAGTTTCAAGCTGCAAACGGCTGGCGCGGCGTCCGCTGATCGTAAAGCTTTCGCCCAATGTGACCAGCATTCCTCTCATGGCCCGAGTAGCCGAAGAAGCCGGAGCCGACGCGCTCTCGCTTATCAATACTTTCACCGCGCTCGCGATCGATCCCGAAACGCGCAAGCCCCGAATCTCGAACTTTACCGCCGGCCTATCTGGTCCCGCAATCAAGCCAATCGCGCTCCGTATGGTGTATGAAGCCTCCAAAGCGGTGAACATCCCAGTGATCGGCATGGGCGGGATCGCAACCGGGAGTGACGTCGTTGAATTCCTGCTCGCAGGCGCTGCCGCAGTTCAGGTTGGGACGGCAAGCTACTTCGATCCGTGCGCGACAGAACACATCATCGATCAACTCTATCGCTGGTGCTTCGAACATCGCGTGAGAGATGTGAAGGAGCTGATCGGGGCACTGCAGGTGGAGGCATAG
- a CDS encoding cupin, which translates to MDDNNHNTEISRRSFLELGSAAVTGVAGILAATDVASGQSAAPAVKTGRTNRISDPGPTNKSLDAANADVNVPPVTDAGGVPTFKYPFSLSNRRVFEGGWSREVTVRELPVSKSMAGVNMRLTAGGIRELHWHTAAEWALMLYGSARITAVDHDGRSFVRDTGEADLWYFPPGIPHSIQGLGPDGAEFLLVFDDGDFSEYGTVLLSDIVTHTPKEVLAKNFGMSKESVGQMFNGELFIFQAAVPDSLQEDQRIAAGRLGASPHDFSFRTRQQTPTKKTRGGEVLIVDSSTFKASTTIAAAIVTIHPGGMRELHWHPNADEWQYFISGRGRMTVLATGHRARTMDFEGGDVGYVQNTLPHYIENTGNTDLRFLEMFKASRYQDLSLSEWLAHTPPELVMAHLNIDKTAYEAIPKEKAVILPE; encoded by the coding sequence GTGGACGACAACAATCACAATACCGAGATTTCCCGTCGCAGTTTTCTGGAACTTGGATCGGCTGCAGTGACTGGCGTGGCGGGGATTCTCGCAGCTACGGATGTTGCGTCAGGACAATCTGCTGCTCCAGCAGTAAAGACGGGCAGAACGAATCGAATTTCGGATCCCGGTCCAACCAACAAGTCGCTCGATGCGGCAAACGCGGATGTGAATGTTCCGCCAGTGACCGACGCTGGTGGCGTGCCGACCTTCAAATATCCATTCTCTCTTTCGAATCGCCGGGTATTTGAGGGAGGCTGGTCGCGCGAGGTCACAGTGCGAGAACTGCCAGTATCGAAGTCAATGGCGGGAGTCAACATGCGACTCACGGCTGGCGGCATCCGCGAGCTCCATTGGCACACCGCGGCTGAATGGGCCCTCATGCTGTACGGCAGCGCCAGAATCACGGCCGTTGATCACGATGGTCGAAGCTTTGTTCGCGACACGGGCGAAGCAGACCTCTGGTATTTTCCGCCGGGCATTCCTCACTCAATCCAGGGACTCGGACCTGATGGCGCAGAATTTCTGCTGGTGTTCGATGATGGCGACTTCTCGGAATATGGCACCGTGCTGCTGTCCGACATCGTGACCCACACGCCAAAGGAGGTCCTCGCAAAAAACTTCGGAATGTCGAAAGAATCAGTTGGCCAGATGTTCAACGGCGAGCTCTTTATCTTTCAGGCCGCAGTGCCAGATTCGCTGCAAGAGGATCAAAGGATCGCTGCGGGAAGACTCGGCGCCTCTCCTCATGACTTCTCGTTTCGAACGCGTCAGCAAACTCCAACTAAAAAGACCAGAGGCGGAGAAGTTCTCATCGTCGATTCCAGCACGTTCAAAGCATCAACGACGATTGCTGCCGCCATCGTGACCATCCATCCCGGCGGCATGCGGGAGCTCCATTGGCATCCGAACGCCGACGAATGGCAGTATTTCATCAGCGGCAGGGGCAGAATGACAGTACTTGCCACCGGACATCGCGCCCGCACAATGGATTTCGAAGGCGGCGATGTCGGCTATGTGCAAAACACGCTGCCCCACTACATTGAGAACACCGGCAATACCGATCTGCGTTTTCTTGAAATGTTTAAGGCAAGTAGGTATCAGGATCTATCGCTCTCCGAATGGCTGGCGCACACGCCTCCCGAGCTGGTAATGGCTCACCTGAACATTGATAAGACCGCTTATGAAGCGATTCCGAAGGAAAAGGCTGTAATTTTGCCGGAATAG